In Pseudomonas sp. ADAK2, the genomic window CGCGGTCGATCATCAGCAAACCGTCGTCGATACTGTCGAGCACCGCCTGCAAGCGTTGCTGGCCGGCCAGCAGTTCGTCGACATTGGTCGCCTGGTGCTCACGCAGCGCCTCGGCCATGATCCCGAAGCGCTTGGTCAGCTGGTTCATCTCCACCGCCGAGGAAATCGGCAGCGTCACTTCGAAATTGCCCTGGCCAATATTGTCCGCGGCCTGGGCCAACGCCTCGATCGGCGCGCCGAAGCGCCGGGCTATCGCATGGGCCGTGATGAAACCGATGATCAGCACCGCCAACCCGACCAAGCCGAGCAGGCCGGCGATCAACAATGCCCGGTCACGGGCCTGGCGCTGGGTATCGTTGATGTTGTCCAGCGCGCGCTTGTGTTCGGCGATCAGGCCGTTGCGCAGGGTGTTGAATTTTTCCGTGAGTGCTTCATTGCCAATCAACACGTGGGTCGGATCGCGGGATTCGTTGAACGCCTGGAGAAAACTCAGGTAATCCGTCTTGGCTTGATTGAAACCAAACTGGGCGCCCTCGCCCTCATGGGCGATGCCTTCATCGAGCAACTGAAAGTAATGCTGCTTGGAGGCTTCGAATGCCGCGGGATCAGGTTTCTCGCTGAGCATAATGATCAGTTGATCGCCCAGGGTCTGGCGCAGCTTGAGGCCCAGGTCGAGGGTGACAAAGTTGTTGCGGACCAAAGCCTCCTGGCTCCCGGCCATCTGCATCACGCTGACCAGCCCGAGCAACAGCCCGAGCAGCGCCACGGTGATGAGTGCGGAAATACTCAGGAACAGCCGGGTCCGCAACTTCATCGCCAGTTTCATCGGATGTCGCTCACAGGTTGTACTGCTTGCGTTTGCGGTAAAGGGTCGAGGCATCGATGCCCAAGGTCTTGGCCGCCTGGTCCAGGGTTCCGGCGGTGGCCAGTACGGCGCCGATGTGCGCTTTTTCCAGCTCATCCAGGCTCAACGCGGCGCCCACCCGTGGCGAATTATTGGCCGGTTGTTCGGCCATGCCCAAGTGACTGATCTCGACGCGCTCCTGCGGGCAGATGATGCTCGCCCGCTCCACCACGTTACGCAGCTCGCGGATGTTGCCCGGCCATCGATAGCTGAGCAACGCCTCCCGTGCCTCATCGCTGAAGCCCCGGGCCGGACGCGCATATTCCTTGACGAAGCGCGCGAGGAAGCGATCCGCCAGATTGAGGATGTCTTCGCTGCGCTCGCGCAACGGCGGCAGGTGCAAGGTGATGACGTTCAGGCGATAGAGCAAATCCTCACGGAAACGACCGTCGCGCACCATGTCCTCAAGGTTGAGGTTGGTCGCGGCGAGAATCCGCACATCGGCGCGACGGGTCACCGGATCGCCCACCCGCTCGTATTCCTTGTCCTGAATGAACCGGAGCAACTTGGGTTGCAATGTCAGGGGAAAATCGCCGATCTCGTCGAGAAACAGCGTGCCGCCATCCGCCTGATTGACTCGACCCAAAGTGCTTTCACTGGCGCCGGTAAAAGCACCGCGGCTGTGGCCGAACAGTTCGCTTTCCATCAGTTCTGCGGTCAACGAGGGGCAGTTGATGGTGACGCAGGATTTCTTCTCGCGCTTGCTCCAGCCGTGAATGGCCCGGGCCAGTTCACCTTTACCGGTCCCGGATTCACCAAGAATCAGAATGTTGGCATCGGTGCCGGCCACTTGCCGGGCGGTTTCGAGCACCACCTTCATCGCCGGGCTGTGGGAGTCCAGGCCATCCTTGGTCTTGCGCACTTCACCTTCCAGGGCTTCCAGGCGCGCCGAGAGTTGACGCACTTCCAGTTGCTTGGCGGTGGCCAGACGCAATTGATCCGGGCTGCAAGGTTTGACCAGGTAGTCGGCGGCGCCGGCCTGGATCGCATCGACCGCGGTATCGACGGCGGAATGTGCGGTCACAATCACCACGCGCATCCACGGCGCCTGAATACGCATCTGCGCCAGTACATCGAGGCCGTTGTCCTCGCCCAGGCGCAAATCCAGGAAGCACAGATCAAACACCTGACGTTGCAACAGTGCATCAGCCTGGGCCGCACTGTTGGCGGTGGCGACGGTATAGCCTTCGTCTTCGAGGCAATAGCGGAAGGTACGAAGGATGGCGGACTCGTCGTCTACCAGCAGAATGCGGCCTTGATGCTCAGCGGCTGATTCCATTTTCCTACGCTCCTTACTGAATGATTTTGGTTAGTCCCGGACAAATCGGGCAAGTTGCATGGTTGATTCTGGTCTATTCCAGCGCCGGCGGGGTAGATATCTACTAACCATTTCGCTAATAGCCTGATTTCATTAGTTTTTTGTAAAAACACCAGCATTTCGGCAATGGCCTACGTGAACGTCTGACATCTACGCCCTCCTCTCAATTCAAAATTTTTGAAAGTTCCTGCGAATCTTTCGTGCATTACGCACGACCGCCAGAGGTCCATCGTGCAGGATGCGCGCGGAACGATTTCCATCACAAACATAACTATTTGATTTTATTAGATTTTTTTCTTACGAAAAGCTGGCATGCAGGCTGCAATAGTCTTGTTAACGCAGGGCATTCACGGAATGAGCGCTCTCAACAAGATGACCACCCAGGTGGAGGAGCTACAGGATGAATCGCCAACGTGCCGCGCAACTGCGTATCTCGCCACTGCATATCCAGCAGGGCCTGTTCGCCATGCTCGCCCTTTCGATCACGTTGATCGGCGGCCAGCAGTTTGCCCGCTGGGAGCAGAGCCAGCAGCCAGAGGCGCCACGCCTGTCGATTCAACACGCCACCCAGACCCACTTCAGTGCCGTCAGCAGCAACCTCGCTGACAGCGCCCCGATGCGAATGATGGACGTCGACCAGGCCCAGCCTGTGGATCAGATGCCCCGTCAGGAACGTTGGGTGTTCTAAGCACCGGACTTGGCGCGATCGCTGCGCCGGGAAAAGCACCACACGCATGACCCTTTAATAAGCACCACTTCTAAATAGAAGCGTAAGGAGAATCACCATGTTGAGTTGGGCAATCACATTCTTGATCATTGCCATCATCGCCGCCGTATTGGGCTTCGGTGGTATCGCGGGCACCGCCACGGGTATCGCCAAGATTCTCTTTGTCGTGTTCCTGGTGATGTTCATTGCATCGTTCTTCTTTGGCCGTCGTGGTCGAGGCTGACTATGAGCGTTCTGTTTAAGACACTGGCAGCCGCCCTGCTTCTGGGCGGTAGTGCCATGGCGATGGCGGCCAATGATGGCCAGGCGCGGGCCAACGAGCTGTTGAGCTCGGACCCGCAGTACCGTGAAACGTGGACTAAAGTCGTTAAAAAGGAAGAGCGTCTGCCGGAATGGGTGATGAACCTGAGCGGCACATCCGAGCAAATGAATGCTGTCACTGAAGACGGCGATAAGTATTTGGTCGGGCAACTGTGTGAAGCACAGGACACCTGCCTGAACAATCGCTTGATCCTCGCATTCAGTCTCGACAAGAAAGATGCGTACGCGATGTGGGTGCAAGTGCCAGCGGGTCTGCCTGCCGACAAGTCACCGACGCGCCATGCCGACTACCGCTTCCTTGGGAAGCCTGACGAAGGCATGCAGAATCTTTTGATGGAAACACTGAAAAAAGATCCTAAGTGGTACTGAGTTTGAAACACGAGAGAAGCAGCCTTGCTTCTTTCCAGTGCGCCACCCGAGGAAGGCAGGCGCATGACCAAGGGGTCGGGACGTTCTGACTGTTTCAGGGTCGGAGTGACCTACGGGCACATGGAGTGCTTGCGCAAGGGCCAGGTCAGGTAATAAAGCTGCGACGCAAGTTCGCCGGCCCCGAGCGGCTCGACGGACTTGCGAAGAGCTTCAACGTGCAAAACGTTGATCTAGAGCACTCCGTTGTTTCCCCTCTGCTGCATATTCCCCGCAAAACCGTTTCGCGGTGTTTCTTCGCGACCGTATATCGAGAAACCCAAGCCTTTCTTGCGATGAATTTTCGACGCTAAACGTAGGAAATTTCCCAAGTTTTTGCCTGAATCAACCTGTTTAAAAAACAACCAACCTGCTCTGAAATGGCCGGTTCACGGCACTTATGCCTGCCGAAATGTCGTATTCGAACCGGTTGGGACGTCAGTTTCATAAAAAAAAGCTCATGCCGATTCGGCATAGGGTAGGCGTTTACGGCATTAGACGTCGCTTCCTTGCATCGGAATAGTTGCGCCTTTTTTCGCCTGCCGAAGAGCCGTAAATACGTGCTCGCGGGGCACCTTATACGGGGGCAGATGCACAAACTTTTCCGCTACTGAGCGTTCCAGTTCGCGCATCTGCCCGAGTCCAACTGAAGTAAGGGTAATGATATGAAGAAGGCAAAGCTTAGCCTCGCCTGGCAGATCCTCATCGGTCTGGTATTGGGGATAGCAATCGGTGCGCTGCTCAACCATTTCAGCGCCGAAAAAGCCTGGTGGATCAGCAACGTCCTGCAACCTGCGGGCGATATCTTTATCCGTCTGATCAAGATGATCGTGATCCCGATCGTGATCTCCTCGCTGGTGGTCGGTATTGCCGGCGTGGGTGATGCGAAGAAGCTCGGGCGCATCGGCCTCAAGACCATCCTTTACTTCGAAGTCGTTACCACCATCGCCATCCTGGTCGGTCTGGTGCTGGCGAACGTGGTCCATCCGGGCACCGGCATCGACATGAGCACCCTGGGTACTGTGGATATTTCCAAGTACCAGGCGACGGCCGCCGAGGTTCAGCATGAACACGCGTTCATCGAAACCATCCTCAACCTGATCCCGTCGAACATCTTCGCGGCCATGGCCCGCGGCGAAATGCTGCCGATCATCTTCTTCTCCGTGTTGTTCGGCCTCGGTCTGTCGAGCCTGCAATCGGACCTGCGCGAGCCGCTGGTGAAGATGTTCCAGGGCGTGTCCGAGAGCATGTTCAAAGTCACCCACATGATCATGAACTACGCCCCGATCGGCGTATTCGCCCTGATCGCGGTGACCGTGGCCAACTTCGGTTTCGCTTCCTTGCTGCCACTGGCCAAACTGGTGGTGCTGGTTTACTTCGCCATCGCCTTCTTCGCCTTCGTGGTGCTGGGCCTGATCGCCAGGCTGTTCGGCTTCTCGGTGATCAAGCTGATGCGCATCTTCAAGGATGAGCTGGTACTGGCTTACTCCACCGCCAGTTCCGAAACCGTGCTGCCGCGCGTGATCGAGAAGATGGAAGCCTACGGCGCGCCGAAAGCCATTTGCAGTTTCGTGGTGCCGACCGGTTACTCGTTCAACCTCGACGGTTCGACCCTGTACCAGAGCATCGCGGCGATCTTCATTGCCCAGCTC contains:
- the algB gene encoding sigma-54-dependent response regulator transcription factor AlgB, whose product is MESAAEHQGRILLVDDESAILRTFRYCLEDEGYTVATANSAAQADALLQRQVFDLCFLDLRLGEDNGLDVLAQMRIQAPWMRVVIVTAHSAVDTAVDAIQAGAADYLVKPCSPDQLRLATAKQLEVRQLSARLEALEGEVRKTKDGLDSHSPAMKVVLETARQVAGTDANILILGESGTGKGELARAIHGWSKREKKSCVTINCPSLTAELMESELFGHSRGAFTGASESTLGRVNQADGGTLFLDEIGDFPLTLQPKLLRFIQDKEYERVGDPVTRRADVRILAATNLNLEDMVRDGRFREDLLYRLNVITLHLPPLRERSEDILNLADRFLARFVKEYARPARGFSDEAREALLSYRWPGNIRELRNVVERASIICPQERVEISHLGMAEQPANNSPRVGAALSLDELEKAHIGAVLATAGTLDQAAKTLGIDASTLYRKRKQYNL
- a CDS encoding DUF1328 domain-containing protein — encoded protein: MLSWAITFLIIAIIAAVLGFGGIAGTATGIAKILFVVFLVMFIASFFFGRRGRG
- a CDS encoding inhibitor of vertebrate lysozyme family protein translates to MSVLFKTLAAALLLGGSAMAMAANDGQARANELLSSDPQYRETWTKVVKKEERLPEWVMNLSGTSEQMNAVTEDGDKYLVGQLCEAQDTCLNNRLILAFSLDKKDAYAMWVQVPAGLPADKSPTRHADYRFLGKPDEGMQNLLMETLKKDPKWY
- the gltP gene encoding glutamate/aspartate:proton symporter GltP; its protein translation is MKKAKLSLAWQILIGLVLGIAIGALLNHFSAEKAWWISNVLQPAGDIFIRLIKMIVIPIVISSLVVGIAGVGDAKKLGRIGLKTILYFEVVTTIAILVGLVLANVVHPGTGIDMSTLGTVDISKYQATAAEVQHEHAFIETILNLIPSNIFAAMARGEMLPIIFFSVLFGLGLSSLQSDLREPLVKMFQGVSESMFKVTHMIMNYAPIGVFALIAVTVANFGFASLLPLAKLVVLVYFAIAFFAFVVLGLIARLFGFSVIKLMRIFKDELVLAYSTASSETVLPRVIEKMEAYGAPKAICSFVVPTGYSFNLDGSTLYQSIAAIFIAQLYGIDLSISQQLLLVLTLMVTSKGIAGVPGVSFVVLLATLGSVGIPLEGLAFIAGVDRIMDMARTALNVIGNALAVLVISRWEGMYDDAKGERYWNSLPHWRSKEKLPAGEVSKS